One segment of Prionailurus bengalensis isolate Pbe53 chromosome D4, Fcat_Pben_1.1_paternal_pri, whole genome shotgun sequence DNA contains the following:
- the TEX48 gene encoding testis-expressed protein 48: MFCPFLAQPSSRRFHRRHQDFCSSAAMDVMAESMASWTEGRINHWRKGRQTSPLLPDIVVQANPQHSLVPWLCDITASSLLCQLQETALPRELGSNSRLADSTRRPYRRSWQSKGFNFFSMAAHQNLASKIFCLCCRDCEDPQAMDDPKAPSEPQDQQPSTCSLQKEGLDSKNSKHANEASHSPLGQPLIHPEKRASTTSNNEYEELNTQVSQRGFCKRNLNRYSRDRWSFQPCHIGRP; encoded by the exons ATGTTCTGCCCCTTTCTGGCCCAGCCTTCCTCAAGACGCTTCCACAGAAGACATCAGGACTTCTGTTCCAGTGCCGCAATGGATGTCATGGCAGAGAGCATGGCGTCGTGGACAGAGGGAAGGATAAACCACTGGAGAAAGGGTCGGCagacctcccccctcctccctgatATTGTGGTCCAGGCAAACCCCCAACATTCCCTGGTTCCCTGGCTCTGTGACATCAcagcctcctctcttctctgccagTTACAG GAAACAGCCCTGCCCAGGGAACTGGGTTCAAATTCAAGGTTAGCTGACTCAACAAGGCGCCCCTACAGGCGAAGCTGGCAGAGTAAAGGCTTCAACTTCTTCTCCATGG CAGCCCACCAAAACTTGGCTTCGAAGATCTTCTGTTTGTGCTGCAGAGACTGTGAGGACCCCCAGGCCATGGATGACCCCAAGGCCCCCAGTGAACCCCAGGATCAGCAGCCATCCACCTGCA GTTTGCAGAAGGAGGGGCTGGACAGCAAGAATTCGAAGCATGCTAATGAAGCCTCCCACTCGCCTTTGGGACAACCTCTGATCCACCCAGAAAAGAGAGCCTCCACCACCAGCAACAATGAGTATGAAG AACTGAATACACAGGTCTCCCAAAGAGGTTTCTGCAAGAGAAACCTAAACCGCTACTCCCGGGACCGCTGGTCATTCCAGCCGTGTCACATCGGGAGGCCCTGA